One region of Chanodichthys erythropterus isolate Z2021 chromosome 24, ASM2448905v1, whole genome shotgun sequence genomic DNA includes:
- the LOC137014833 gene encoding piggyBac transposable element-derived protein 4-like produces MARHAPQEDLLMTVDSEEEFSSSSEDDEDIDDEGLHFEEGFDPAQDTFSDECENDSEQIPVAKRDRSLSWKAETDVDMNPKTLRFLPARKPGPQLSLADSRSPMSLFKLFFSESAVSNLCHNTNAQAARALAKGRKYSWTDVSVDEMYRYIGLVFYMATVKMSSIADYWRQDSLFSLPLPATVMSRDRYRTISWNLHMSHPDADKENDKKRGTAEHDQLFRIRPLLDTIHLACKTFYHPRINLAVKERLVACKANFGMTRFTKPKPPKLGFKFYVLADTSNEYTVDFSVYTGKNSFPTGHGISYDAVMSLLDKKALGSGYHVYMDDFFTSPKLLTDLLALKFGACGTYRDYRRGFPQSASNSQTKKSTRGSIRWIRDGPLVCVKWMDKKEVSVCSTIHAAYTGDRVQRKVKAQDTWRTKTFPCPAAVTAYNHHMAGADLSDQLLEYFTAQHKTMKWYRKVFLHFLDIAATNAFILHKELHGNMTRKEFMEQLVADLCGVSQKEAPKRTSIDHVPVPGAELTSDVRKIATAGRRMCAHCKAVFGKKQPTPWKCQACDVHLCLQLNRNCFQEWHKSV; encoded by the exons ATGGCTCGTCACGCACCCCAGGAAGATCTCCTGATGACTGTAGACAGCGAGGAAGAGTTCAGTTCTTCATCAGAAGATGATGAAGACATTGATGATGAAGGCCTGCACTTTGAGGAGGGCTTTGATCCAGCGCAGGACACATTTTCTGATGA ATGTGAGAATGACAGCGAACAGATACCTGTTGCAAAGAGAGACAGGAGTCTGTCATGGAAAGCAGAAACTGATGTCGACATGAATCCAAAGACTCTGAGATTCCTGCCTGCACGGAAACCTGGGCCGCAGTTGAGTCTCGCGGACTCTCGCTCCCCTATGAGTCTTTTCAAACTGTTTTTCTCAGAGAGCGCCGTGTCAAATCTGTGCCACAACACAAACGCTCAGGCTGCCAGGGCACTTGCAAAGGGTCGCAAATACAGTTGGACAGACGTCAGCGTTGACGAGATGTACCGCTACATTGGACTCGTTTTCTACATGGCCACGGTGAAGATGAGCTCCATCGCCGACTACTGGCGGCAGGACAGTCTTTTCTCTTTGCCTCTTCCTGCCACAGTTATGTCAAGGGACCGATACCGCACCATTTCATGGAATTTGCACATGAGTCACCCAGATGCAGAcaaggaaaatgacaaaaagagGGGCACAGCTGAACATGACCAGCTTTTCAGGATCAGACCACTCTTGGACACCATCCATCTTGCGTGCAAAACCTTCTATCATCCTAGAATAAATTTAGCTGTCAAGGAAAGACTGGTGGCATGCAAAGCAAATTTTGGAATGACACGGTTCACGAAACCAAAGCCACCAAAGCTGGGCTTCAAGTTTTATGTCCTTGCTGACACATCAAATGAATATACTGTGGACTTCTCTGTGTACACGGGCAAGAACAGCTTTCCTACAGGCCATGGGATTTCATATGATGCTGTGATGTCTCTTCTGGACAAGAAAGCTTTGGGCTCTGGGTACCATGTTTACATGGACGATTTCTTTACAAGTCCGAAGCTCTTAACAGACCTGCTTGCTCTGAAGTTTGGTGCTTGTGGGACTTACAGAGACTACAGGAGGGGCTTCCCACAGAGCGCATCTAATTCACAGACCAAAAAGTCCACCAGGGGATCCATCAGGTGGATTCGGGATGGGCCTCTTGTGTGTGTGAAGTGGATGGACAAAAAAGAGGTGTCTGTTTGTTCCACCATCCATGCTGCCTATACAGGAGACCGTGTGCAAAGAAAAGTGAAAGCACAAGATACATGGAGGACAAAGACTTTTCCGTGTCCCGCAGCTGTGACTGCGTACAACCACCACATGGCAGGTGCTGACCTGTCCGATCAGCTGTTGGAGTATTTCACTGCACAGCACAAAACCATGAAGTGGTACAGAAAAGTCTTTCTACACTTCTTGGACATTGCTGCCACCAACGCTTTCATATTACACAAGGAGCTACACGGCAACATGACGCGCAAGGAGTTTATGGAGCAGCTTGTTGCAGATCTCTGTGGTGTGTCTCAGAAAGAAGCACCGAAACGGACCAGTATTGATCACGTGCCGGTTCCAGGAGCTGAGCTGACCTCGGATGTCAGAAAAATCGCCACTGCCGGTCGCCGCATGTGTGCACATTGCAAAGCAGTGTTTGGCAAGAAGCAACCGACACCTTGGAAATGCCAGGCATGTGACGTTCACTTGTGTCTTCAGTTGAACAGGAACTGTTTCCAGGAATGGCACAAAAGTGTGTGA
- the LOC137014545 gene encoding histone H2A, translated as MSGRGKTGGKARAKAKTRSSRAGLQFPVGRVHRLLRKGNYAERVGAGAPVYLAAVLEYLTAEILELAGNAARDNKKTRIIPRHLQLAVRNDEELNKLLGGVTIAQGGVLPNIQAVLLPKKTEKPAKSK; from the coding sequence ATGAGTGGACGAGGCAAAACCGGAGGTAAAGCCAGAGCCAAGGCTAAGACTCGCTCATCCAGAGCAGGACTGCAGTTCCCCGTCGGCCGTGTTCACAGGCTTCTCCGCAAAGGCAACTACGCCGAGCGCGTCGGTGCTGGTGCTCCTGTTTATCTGGCGGCTGTGCTCGAGTATCTTACCGCTGAGATCCTGGAGTTGGCTGGAAATGCCGCTCGGGACAACAAGAAGACCCGTATCATCCCCCGTCATCTGCAGCTGGCGGTGCGCAACGACGAAGAGTTGAACAAACTTCTGGGCGGAGTGACCATCGCTCAGGGCGGTGTGCTGCCCAACATCCAGGCTGTGCTGCTGCCCAAGAAGACCGAGAAACCCGCCAAATCTAAGTAA
- the LOC137014526 gene encoding histone H1-like, with protein MAETAPAPAAAAPAKAPKKKSAAKAKKAGPGVGELIVKAVSASKERSGVSLAALKKAIAASGYDVEKNNSRVKIAIKSLVTKGTLVQVKGTGASGSFKLNKQKAEIKKKPAKKAAPKAKKPAAKKPAAAKKPKSAAAKKPAAKKSPKKAKKPAATAAKKATKSPKKAKKPAAAKKAAKSPKKAKAAKPKAAKPKAAKPKKAAPKKK; from the coding sequence ATGGCAGAAACCGCTCCAGCCCCGGCTGCTGCCGCCCCGGCCAAAGCGCCCAAGAAGAAGTCAGCTGCGAAAGCCAAGAAAGCAGGTCCAGGCGTCGGTGAGCTCATCGTCAAAGCTGTGTCCGCATCCAAGGAGAGGAGCGGCGTGTCCCTCGCCGCCCTGAAGAAAGCTATCGCCGCCAGCGGCTACGACGTGGAGAAGAACAACTCCCGCGTCAAGATCGCCATCAAGAGTCTGGTGACCAAAGGCACTCTGGTGCAGGTCAAAGGGACCGGCGCTTCGGGCTCATTCAAGCTCAACAAGCAGAAAGCCGAGATCAAGAAGAAGCCGGCCAAGAAAGCGGCTCCTAAAGCGAAGAAGCCCGCGGCCAAGAAACCCGCTGCTGCCAAGAAGCCCAAGAGCGCAGCGGCAAAGAAGCCCGCCGCCAAGAAATCGCCCAAGAAGGCCAAGAAACCCGCCGCCACAGCCGCTAAGAAGGCGACGAAGAGCCCCAAGAAGGCAAAGAAACCAGCAGCCGCTAAGAAAGCAGCAAAGAGCCCCAAAAAGGCCAAGGCGGCTAAACCTAAGGCGGCAAAGCCTAAAGCCGCCAAGCCTAAAAAGGCAGCGCccaaaaagaaataa
- the LOC137014557 gene encoding histone H2B-like, which yields MPEPAKSAPKKGSKKAVTKTAGKGGKKRRKSRKESYAIYVYKVLKQVHPDTGISSKAMGIMNSFVNDIFERIAGESSRLAHYNKRSTITSREIQTAVRLLLPGELAKHAVSEGTKAVTKYTSSK from the coding sequence ATGCCTGAACCAGCAAAGTCCGCGCCTAAGAAGGGCTCCAAGAAGGCCGTCACGAAGACCGCCGGTAAGGGAGGAAAGAAGCGCAGAAAGTCCAGGAAGGAGAGCTACGCTATCTACGTCTACAAAGTCCTGAAGCAGGTTCATCCTGACACCGGCATCTCTTCCAAGGCGATGGGCATCATGAACTCTTTCGTCAACGACATCTTCGAGCGCATCGCCGGTGAGTCGTCTCGTCTCGCTCACTACAACAAGCGCTCCACCATCACTTCTAGAGAGATCCAGACCGCCGTGCGTCTGCTGCTGCCCGGAGAGCTGGCCAAACACGCCGTGTCCGAGGGCACCAAGGCCGTCACCAAGTACACCAGCTCCAAGTAG
- the LOC137014563 gene encoding histone H4 → MSGRGKGGKGLGKGGAKRHRKVLRDNIQGITKPAIRRLARRGGVKRISGLIYEETRGVLKVFLENVIRDAVTYTEHAKRKTVTAMDVVYALKRQGRTLYGFGG, encoded by the coding sequence ATGTCTGGAAGAGGCAAAGGCGGTAAAGGACTCGGAAAAGGAGGCGCCAAGCGTCACCGTAAAGTTCTGCGCGATAACATCCAGGGAATCACCAAACCCGCCATCCGTCGTCTCGCTCGCCGTGGCGGTGTCAAGCGCATCTCCGGTCTGATCTACGAGGAGACCCGCGGAGTGTTGAAGGTGTTTCTGGAGAACGTCATCCGCGATGCCGTCACCTACACCGAGCACGCCAAGAGAAAGACCGTGACCGCCATGGATGTTGTGTACGCGCTGAAGCGACAGGGACGCACTCTGTACGGCTTCGGAGGATAA
- the LOC137014534 gene encoding histone H3, protein MARTKQTARKSTGGKAPRKQLATKAARKSAPATGGVKKPHRYRPGTVALREIRRYQKSTELLIRKLPFQRLVREIAQDFKTDLRFQSSAVMALQEASEAYLVGLFEDTNLCAIHAKRVTIMPKDIQLARRIRGERA, encoded by the coding sequence ATGGCAAGAACCAAGCAGACCGCTCGTAAATCCACCGGTGGCAAAGCCCCGAGGAAGCAGCTCGCTACCAAAGCCGCCCGCAAGAGCGCTCCGGCCACCGGCGGCGTCAAGAAGCCCCATCGTTACAGGCCCGGGACCGTGGCTCTCCGAGAGATCCGGCGTTATCAGAAGTCCACCGAGCTGCTGATCCGCAAACTGCCCTTCCAGCGTCTGGTCCGAGAAATCGCTCAGGACTTCAAGACGGATCTGCGCTTCCAGAGCTCCGCTGTCATGGCCCTGCAGGAGGCCAGCGAGGCTTATTTGGTCGGTCTGTTTGAGGACACCAACCTGTGCGCCATCCACGCCAAGAGGGTCACCATCATGCCCAAAGACATCCAGCTGGCCCGCCGTATCCGCGGAGAGCGCGCCTAA